The stretch of DNA TGAATAAAGGGGACAGGCCAATAATGCTTTTTTAAAATTTTATTATCAACAGTCAACAACGGAGACTCATGAGTGTGAGCAGTCGTGACAAAGCTTTATTCGCCTGTCCCATTTAAATTATATCGGGAAATTTTCCGGTGGAAATAAAATCAGAATTTTGCGAGGAGAGGGCAGGGTTAAATAATCTGAATCCCCTTATTTTTAATTTCGGTAAAAAAAAGAGATGGATTCTTTAAGGCATCGTTCAGGGAAAAAGGATGCGCTTCTAACCTCAAATCCACCGCCCGTCTATATTTGCTTACTTTTTGGACATCATAAAAAGGCTCCCCGGTAAAGTCTTTTGAAACAATGGCAATATCAATATCGCTGTTTTCATCAGTTTGGCCCCGCATAGCAGAACCAAACATATATGCGGCAAAAATTTCAATGCCGTTTGCATTGAGCAGGTCAATAAACTTTCTTGCTTTATTTAACGCCCTGTCTTTTGCAGAAGACATTGATAAATTTCCTTGATTTGGTTAAAATTTTTCTTTGTGAACTCAGCTGTGCAGAGTTTGTAAAATTTTAGTTTTTCATCCGGGTATCTTGTTGAAATATTAAATGTGTTCACTGCGTCCAAAAACTCCAAAGTGTCTTCTTCAAGCTCTATTTTTGCCATATTTGCCATTCTGGCTAAATCATGAATACGTGGCGCTGTTTTGCCGATATTTTGGACATAAATGGCCTTGAACATTTTTTCCAGAACCAAATGGGCAAGAAACAGACACCAATCATTTTTTCCATTTTGAAAGAGTGTTTCAGCGACATCCAGATCATGTTCG from Candidatus Desulfarcum epimagneticum encodes:
- a CDS encoding HEPN domain-containing protein, with translation MNTILKGAVKQKQIDYWIKSAEHDLDVAETLFQNGKNDWCLFLAHLVLEKMFKAIYVQNIGKTAPRIHDLARMANMAKIELEEDTLEFLDAVNTFNISTRYPDEKLKFYKLCTAEFTKKNFNQIKEIYQCLLQKTGR
- a CDS encoding conserved hypothetical protein (Evidence 4 : Unknown function but conserved in other organisms), coding for MSSAKDRALNKARKFIDLLNANGIEIFAAYMFGSAMRGQTDENSDIDIAIVSKDFTGEPFYDVQKVSKYRRAVDLRLEAHPFSLNDALKNPSLFFTEIKNKGIQII